DNA from Hippoglossus hippoglossus isolate fHipHip1 chromosome 1, fHipHip1.pri, whole genome shotgun sequence:
GAATCATGAGTCAATAAGAACTACTCACTATTTTGTGTGTGATTATATTCCAGTTGTTAcagattttaaagtaaatttggTATTCTCGTACAAGGGTTCTGAAAAGGCCCTTTCCTATTCTCTTGTACTCCTGTGTTAACACTGATGAATGTACAAGAATTAGAGGCTTAAAAACAACTGGTGAAATCCAAATGCACCACTGTcttaaaatgtaacttttccAAGTTAAGTTATCCTTAAGATATTAagttgaaaacaaaaagtgcaaaCTTGGGCATTATGAACAcctaaatacacaaaatatatatctgAATGGCAGACACACAAGAATACTTGTCTTAAAATCTTAGCTAATGTAGACAGGCTACATATTTACTAAGTGACACCATTAATTCCTGTCTGCCATTCAAACGCTTCTCAACTTTTAGCACCTATAAGGTCATTGGCTTTCTAGTAGATAAAACTTGTAGACAGAggatgtttttaatttagtgCACATTAATTCACCACCTCTTACATCACAGAGGCTAAAAATAATCATGTTACCCTAAATAAAACGTTTTAAACCATAGGTATTATTGTTGGGCAAACCAAACTGTTCTTGTTTCCTCAAGGGCACCGATTGTATTGCACAGAATAATAAGGTCCACAGACCAAAGCATTTCGTCCGACGTCTTGCTGACTACGCCCAGCGACTGCTGGGCACGAAATTCCTGCTGAAGGAAAAACTTGTGTCCGATTTGTCGTGCTTTCCCCAAGCACCAAAGGGCACAACAATAATCGTGCTGTTGTCCTCTGATCCATACTGAAGAGCCTGGGAGAGAAGAAATTCATAACAATTCAAAAACATTAATGTAGGCTAGTGTATTTGTAAAGTTTAATGGTTATTCGCTAGCGGAGCTCTGGTTTTGGGCTTATAATGCCCTTATGCTTTAGGACCATGATGCATAGCTCCAGAGCAGAGGTTAAGCTAAGTGCTTCTACACCATTGTGCTTTGGTGTAAGACTAACAGAAGATcgtgaaaatgtatttctaaaaGGCTTTCAATGCAACAAGTTCAATTAGTACAATGCTAAATTTAGTTCAATACTAAAGTTCTAACTCTCCGTGAGGCTTAAACCCACAGCCACAAATTCAAAGCTTAAAGTACCTGGTCAGATATTCTCTGAGCTGCGTCTTTGGGGTCGTGGCACTGGTTGATTACGTTGCAGATTTCCTGGCTATTCATAATGAAGTTAATGCCGTCTGTGGTCAGAGCCAGGAAGGAGTCGTGGACAGGGTGCACctgaagggaaaagaaaagataatcAATATTGAACTTGAATATTTCTATCAttcaaaatattaataataatttcaccAAGTATCACTGAATTTTTAGATGAAAAGTTAGAAAGAGGTCAGAGGAAAACAACTAAATTCATAATGATACAATATATTTGTGGACATATTTGCAGGTTAaaggaaatgtgaaaacattcaTTATTGGCTATTTAGATGACTATGTTGACAGATAGGAGAATATTTATATGTGCAgaattaacattttaacaataaaacataatatgcaCTTTCTGTTAATAAGGTCAATTTGTCCCTGTATATCCTGGtaaatattttttggggttAGAATTCCtgcatttattaatattgtgaaatatttatctgAAGTTGCAACAACAGCTTTTTGTAAACCTACCGTCACTCTCTTGGTCTCAGGCTCAGCAATGACCCCCATTTTCTTCAGGTCAAAGTCTCCAATGCTGCGTGTCATCGCCAGCCTGCCGTTGACGTTTGGTTGTCCCAGACTATTCCAGGTAATAAAACCCCCACTCCTTTTGATCCTTGAGGTCAGtgcacagggagagaggaacacaacaaatgactaaaataataataataataataataataacaacattgaCAATATCATTAACAATATCTTTCTCAGGCTAATCATTGCTAATTAAGCTACATCAGTGCATCTAActcaaatgttaaatgtcttACAGTTACAGGAACAGCAGCCACCTATCAAACTAAAGACTGCTGTGGATAATAACATTGAAAAGGTCTGCAAACCTTCATCGCAAAATATTGTCTTCCCCTACTACAAgactagggttgcaaaattccgggaatattcaaagttggaaactttccatgggaatatacgggaatatacgggaattaactggaaattttgtgggtaatttatactaactgtatttaccttgtcatatacagacataaatataaacattttgttttgtcataagctgatttgagccctgaggaaactttgggcacttgactatatgcttctgcatctttgtggcattcttaacataggtctttgcacagtatttgcaaatgtccacagcctttccttctacattggttggggtgaaatgtctccacacgagatagtgcacgtggcattgttctgtagaataagatgagaaaaaagcttgtaaaaaacactaatgcaatgccagagatataaatagttagctaaacaattggaatcgtctttaaaaatattttacaattgatgaataaatgaatagaaataggttagatgaacagatgaacaatcctcaatcagcatgcttatatattttccccagtaatatcatcaaaacttacctgactagtccttgggctaatgcagtagtgtggcctcaatagccctgctgtagtgtgcaggatgctgggaattatctgtgcatgtgatggaagaatgcactgcacatggaagaatgcactgtgcatgtgatggagaaatgcacagtgcagggttgaaattcaacgtgcagcgtgtgctgcattccatacatctttaaaatagtttagaattatttttttattgctcagcgtttaatttgcggtaaaaaatttttttcaaaattccccaaATTCCCGAGCataacttcccatggaaagtttccggaaatttaccaCCCcttttccgcccctttgcaaccctataCAAGACATTCAGGTTGTTTTGCGAGGCGACCACCGCCTCCTGACAAAATTCTAGTACAGTGcatagcttctgtatgatagtcccagaaTTTGAGGGGAAAGGTAACagcgccacacacacagactccgcTGCACACCAAAATCCATGCACTAAGAAAGTCTAAGACTAAAATGTCTAAGTTAAACTAAGCAGATGAACCTTGTATAAACTGACAACATTCACGTACCTCTCTTTCTCATCCTTCCTGTCAGGAGTGTGGTCGACAGTGAGTTTAAGGGCTTTGCCCTTGCGGCACAGCATGGCGCGGCTGTCACCCACACTGCCCACCACTAGCTCAATGCCGTCTCTCAGCAGGGCCACAGTGGCAGTGGTTCCTGCATTTATCCCCATCACTACAGAGACATAACAAGAAACATCAGAGGTGGAAGGAGCCATGAAGGTCCACACAAAAAGTTACTGTTCACATTGTTCACAGCAACCACATGTTGTATTCTCACACGCTCACAGTCACGCAGTAAAGCATGAAGACATGGGTGGGAAGTTATATAGTGGACTTGACATATACAGCGAACTACAGATTACACAGTAAACAATAGAGGAGACAATCACACATGCAGGTCTAACAGGGTTGCGCTCCCGAGCAAATTTTCACAGCAGAGTGAAGACTAAGGCTGAAcctaaaaattataaataatgataaacaaGTGGCACAATACATGTGTCCAACATTGGGCCCGGTTTACAAAAATCCACAGAAATAGATTCCCTAAGATTTCACAGAAAGCTACAACTAACTTGTCTAGGTTATTTATATAGActcaaatgtagaaaaaaatcATCGCTAATCTGAAGTGATATCAAATTTATTTGATATATGGTAATAGTAATTTGTAACGGTTCTTATTAAAGCAGGAAAACAGTTAGAAGCAATTACATCACTGGACTCAGTGAATGTGCTTTCAGTCAGTTTTATAAGTGGCAAAGACAGGATATTGACTAAATGGTCAATTTATATGTAATAAATTCTACAGCATCAAATGTCATTAAGTGGATTTACAGGCCTGCATCATGTTTTTTAATCCAATCTGCATATTAAATGTGATGTATCTTGTGGACTAACTAGATCAATAACTGACATCATATATTTCATATAACTCGTCAAACTGAAGCACTGTCTCACAAGAAGCTTTGCATACACTTGGtgagggaagaaaagaaggaagagaaagaaagaaagagagagagaggagtgagagaaagatAGGGAACCTTCCAGTAGTCCAGGAGTTGGACCCGCTGGACTCTCCTTCAATATCTAGTCTCTCGTCATCCACATTGGTGCCAAGGGCCTCCAGCTCTGAGCTGGGTCCGCAGCTGCCGTGgataacatgcacacacacacaggcatattGGGACATTTCACACAGCGTGGCCGGTGTTTGGCCACAAAACAGGTTTACTAGCTTTAATATCATTAGATAATCTTAATCAGACATAATGCCACTTGAGAAAATACAAGGTAACCAACTAGTTTCTACACGACTAGGGAAAACATGTAGACCACATGATTTACTGAGAGAAAAgttttgcattcatttgtttgAGGGATATTTGAATGAACCCTGGTAGCAATTTCTAAAGACTGATAAAATATCAACAGATGGGTGACAATTAAAGGAAATCACAACACCAAGTGCGGGTGTTGTAAGGTGTTTAGCCACCACTTGCCTCGTAGTGTGAGTCTTTGTTGGTATAGACTCTTTAAGTTTCTAGACCTTGACTGGACCCAATCTGATGCTGGTGGAGAACATTGTTTAACCCACAGGTGTATAACCGGGTTGGGATTTAATGACTATAAAGATCaaataatgtgatttaataCTTAATAAAAATGTAGTGACCCCACATGCCCCCTATggaaagatataaaaaaaaaaaaaaaaaaaaaaaaaatcacacagcATACTTGGGATTtacctttaatttgtcaccttTCTGTTCATGCAGCTGCTGAACTGGAAGCAGTCAAGCATTAGTGTTCGCTCTACATGTAGCTTATGTTTATTGTTCATCAGTTATTTAGTAACTTCAGGTTAAATGACAGACCTCTAACCAAAAGTGCAGGTGTCATGTCAGTTGAGAAATCCAAGGCTTCAAAAGCCTAAGTAGAATAAGTAAGTTAGGTTTtgaaaggagaaggaaaaaagtgtaattacatttatatacagtatatatacacagttTGTCTATGGACAAGTAACATGAAAGAACCTACCATTTGGAGAGAAGTGCAAGTGCTTTGTAAGAGCTTTGTCCACTTCGAGGAAGGCCTTCGTTAAAACTAATTCCAGATTGGATTCCTCTGGCAGCAGGTCCCTAAAGCAACAGCAAACAtgttcagatttgttttgttactCAAGATCATGTGGCAGTGACTGGTATAGATATTTGATAATAGCATATTTAATGTTGTCCTTACTTGATGTATTTTTCCATGTATTTTTCACAGAAGTCAGCTGCTTCTGGTCCACCATGCCCATCAAAAACAGCAAAGTAGAGGATGTTGTCAGTCATTTGGGAGACCTGGTAGCGGTCCTCATTCTCCTTGCGTTCACCAATGAGAGAGGCACAGCCCACTTTGGTTAGGCTGACTTTGGGAATGGGCTTGCCATAGCGAATGCTGGAGGGCAGCAGGATGGGCTCATCGATACGATTGTCCCAGATGCCAAATGAATCCCAAGTAGTGGGGCGGCCACTGCTGTCGGCATCAAAGCGCGTGTTGCTGTGTCTTTGTTCTGAAGGGCTGTAAAGCTGTCTACGACTGACTGTGTACTGGAGGTGGTTGTCCTGCTGCGATGGGACTGGGACTACGAACATCTGAAAAAGACCATTGCGACCCACGTGAGGACCACTGCACCTTGCCAGGCGCGCGAGACAGGCTGCTGACATCCCCTTGACAGCGCAAACACTGCAGAGGACCTAAAcgcagagggagagggatgttCCGACACAGAAGAAAAATCATTTAGTTAAGACTGGATGCAGAATATTAACATAATAACAAACTTGTTTGTCTTATTAAGATCGGACAAACAGTGCCATGCTGTCTAAGTGGTGTTGCTGCTGACACCCACGCTGAATTATTTGGGGTAAAGGTTTCTCCAAACTATGACCAATCATTAAACAAGACActtttgtttactttgtttCTCAAAGCAGTCGAAAACAGGTTAAAATGATGCAATCCCTTTACTTTTTTACTTACGGTATTTTAACAGTGATTAGGGGGCCAATAAATGCAGAGTATTTCATGTGGAAACTGTTAATTGATAAACTGGAAATTattcaataaatgttttgctAATAAAACCTGTTCCAGTAATATATCAGgcagaaaatacagaatattcACTTGTTCTTGCCCCTATAATGTTAGGATTTGACCCGTATCTTATAACAACAAACTGATAACCTTTGGGTTTTGGATAGTTACTTAAATAAAgaagacatttaaacacattcactTAGATATTTTTAGTTTTCTAACACTTGACAAAACAGATAATTGAGAAAATCCTCAGCAGGTAAATCAAACACGAATTAGAGTTGGTTTTGAGTTCACACCTTTCAAACATGACCTGAAATAAACccaaatgttaaaaacaggAGGTAACGTCCATGAAAAATCTCCATTCTTTCCCCTCAATAAAACAGCTGAGGAGTAAGTATTGATTATGGAGTTTTGGAGGCATTCTGCTGATCACAACTTCATATTTTGATGCTGCATTCCTGTGTGTATACTACGAATGATGCAACTCCCGGCAGTCATGAGGCTAGCCGCTAACAATAACGCGCTGCCTcggtgaaaacacacatgcgCCGCACGCACGTCACAGTAACAGCGCCTCGATTGTCCTGGACAACGTATTTACCGCAGTTTTGGAAAAACAACGGGACAAACGTTAACGTCCGTGCGTTCACCTTTAGGCGGTTTTTTTTAGCTTTAGCTAGCTAGCTACGCAACAACTGCTACACTTGGCTGATTAGCGACCCTGGGTGTCGAGCATTAAGCGGAAACGCAGCTCGGCCTCTTGACTTTGAAGTGTTGATCGACACGATACCTTTAGTCTTTGATGTGTATTGATGTGCTTTGATCCTCTCCTGGCTCCCGGAGTCTCACAGTCAATGAATCAACAAACGCCTCCGTCTCGAGtcggtctctctctcagtgtgtcGAATCCTCAATGTTATCAAACAAGGCCGGTGACGTGACCGCaccaatcacagagctgcaAACGTCACGCCTCCTTCGACGCCCCACGTACCGCGCAGGTGATTGGTCGGGGAGACTTTGACTGACAGCCGTTTGCACCAGTCCATTGAGCGGTACTTTAGGCATACCACAGCTAATCAGAGCGTTGGATGATGACGTGAACTGACCCTGTTATCCTATATCCCAGTAAACATggaagaaagaaactaaataaaaaagaaataaaataaaacttgcaGAAAGTACACTTAATAACACTTCAACAATGTGAATATAGACTGTAGATAGacatagatatagatatagcaAAAAATCACACAGATTTCTTTACTTTTTGGTTGATATAAAATGTACCTCTAATTATAGAATGActtatatagatagatagacagacagacagacagacagacagacagacagacagacagaaagacagacagacagaaagatagatagacagacagacagacagacagacagacagaccgacagacagacagatagacagatagacagacagacagacagacatacagacagacagacagacagacagacagacagacagacagacagaaagacagacatacatacagacagacagacagacagaaagatagatagacagacagacagacagacagacagacagacagacagacagatagacagatagatagatagaacagtGAGATCAAAGTAAATGTAAAGAATCTGGACAGTCGCTCCACAAGGAAGATGGAAGATCCCCTTGTCATGTTAGAACTTATTCtctttatatgaataaaatgatgTAGACCCAACAGATACGGGGTAAACCTGGGGTTCTTGGGGGCCCCTGGGGGACTCTGGTGTCCACCTGTGTACACGGACCTGTCACGACTTCAGGACCAAAAACGGACCAATCACATCCCGTGAAGCACAGTGACGTGGGCAGTGGTTGCACTTCCGCGTTTGTATTCTGAGCTAAAGCGAAACCAGACGCTACATCACAGGATGCATCTGTGCAGGTAAACACgccctttttatttttcgttTATATTTTTGACGAGTCACTCATGACAACATACGTTCATCTATAATGTGGA
Protein-coding regions in this window:
- the ppm1k gene encoding protein phosphatase 1K, mitochondrial — translated: MSAACLARLARCSGPHVGRNGLFQMFVVPVPSQQDNHLQYTVSRRQLYSPSEQRHSNTRFDADSSGRPTTWDSFGIWDNRIDEPILLPSSIRYGKPIPKVSLTKVGCASLIGERKENEDRYQVSQMTDNILYFAVFDGHGGPEAADFCEKYMEKYIKDLLPEESNLELVLTKAFLEVDKALTKHLHFSPNVMGINAGTTATVALLRDGIELVVGSVGDSRAMLCRKGKALKLTVDHTPDRKDEKERIKRSGGFITWNSLGQPNVNGRLAMTRSIGDFDLKKMGVIAEPETKRVTVHPVHDSFLALTTDGINFIMNSQEICNVINQCHDPKDAAQRISDQALQYGSEDNSTIIVVPFGAWGKHDKSDTSFSFSRNFVPSSRWA